One genomic window of Haliotis asinina isolate JCU_RB_2024 chromosome 4, JCU_Hal_asi_v2, whole genome shotgun sequence includes the following:
- the LOC137280992 gene encoding DNA-directed RNA polymerase subunit beta-like, producing the protein MPSGEDREEGVSWATIYTTKIITIIINNTFTVINIIINTFTVITIIINNTFTVITIIINTFTVTTIIINKTFTTFTVITNIINNTFTVINIIINTFTVITIINNTFTVITIIINNTFTVINIIINTFTVITIINLHRHHHHHHQHLHRHHHHHQQDLHRHHHHHQQHLHRHHNIINKTFTVITNIINNTFTVINIIINTFTVITIINNTFTVITIIINNTFTVINIIINNTFTVITIIINNNFTIINIIIISNPLVEISFAPIF; encoded by the exons ATGCCGAGTGGTGAAGACAGGGAAGAGGGGGTGTCCTGGG CTACAATATATACCACcaaaatcatcaccatcatcatcaacaacacctTCAccgtcatcaacatcatcatcaacaccttcaccgtcatcaccatcatcatcaacaacaccttcaccgtcatcaccatcatcatcaacaccttcaccgtcaccaccatcatcatcaacaagaCCTTCAcc acCTTCACCgtcatcaccaacatcatcaacaacacctTCAccgtcatcaacatcatcatcaacaccttcaccgtcatcaccatcatcaacaacaccttcaccgtcatcaccatcatcatcaacaacacctTCAccgtcatcaacatcatcatcaacaccttcaccgtcatcaccatcatcaaccTTCAccgtcatcaccatcatcatcatcaacaccttcaccgtcaccaccatcatcatcaacaagaCCTTCAccgtcatcaccatcatcatcaacaacacctTCACCGTcatcacaacatcatcaacaagacCTTCACCgtcatcaccaacatcatcaacaacacctTCAccgtcatcaacatcatcatcaacaccttcaccgtcatcaccatcatcaacaacaccttcaccgtcatcaccatcatcatcaacaacacctTCAccgtcatcaacatcatcatcaacaacaccttcaccgtcatcaccatcatcatcaacaacaacttcaccatcatcaacatcatcatcatctctaaTCCCTTAGTAGAAATATCTTTTGCTCCTATCTTTTGA